DNA sequence from the Vanrija pseudolonga chromosome 7, complete sequence genome:
ATTGCCCCGTGTGTgacgggcgcgaggtcgaggccgctgcGTGAGTCGACATCCGGTGGACCACGGGGAGAGCACTGACAACCCGCGCAGGATTCgagccaaggccgcgcgcgtcgtccatGGCGGCAATTCCGCTGCGCCGATGGCTGCAGTCGCTGGAGTTGCAGTTGTTGGGATCGGCCTGTAGCTAGGATGCAATGTACTCATATGCAACCATGTCGGGGATGATATCTGTAGGATCCGCAGCCATGAGCCAAGGAAGGACGAGGGGGGGGCGGAGATGGCTCCTGGCCTCCGCCCTCAATTACGAACAGGAAAAAGCATTTGGCAGAAGTCATTTGGGAGACAGGCGTCCATGTCCATCAATGACGTCCAGACCGAAAAACCACACCGCCACGGCAACACCGCCATTGCCAAGACTGCAAAGTAACCGACAGCCTCAACCAGCATAAATAGCGACCTCTGTGTCGTCCGAGCAGCCACatcagcaacaacaacaacaccagTCACAACACAACAATGACACCCAACAGCACAACACTCTCCCCCacgtcctcgcgcacgcAGCTCATGTcggagcagctcgagacgTACGCCCAGCCCAGCTGGTACGGGCGCCACATGTGCGGCGAGATCCCAGCCGACATTGAGcacctcgccacgctcgtcgacgagggccaCCAGCCCGTCGACGCTGCCCTTATGCTTCGCTACAACTCCAACGACCTCAAACTCGCCCGCCAGGCGCtccagcacgtcgagcacgagaaGCTCGGACAGAAGTTCCAGCCCTCGTGGTGCTCGGTCTGTGGTGtgcgcgagaaggaggccacATTgtgagtcggcgtcgactcAAGTCGTGAGCCCCGCTAACTGAGCCTCAGAGCCACCTCTGCCTACGGTACCATtctccgcggcggcggtgtggcggctggcgtctcgtcgctcgtcgtgtCCGCTTCGGCATACTAGATTAGTGCTCCGCATGTTCCCAGCACCTAGAGATATTGTACATGTTCCGATTATAGATGCGCTGTATGTACCGTCTacctgctgcttgctgtATCGTCTACTTCTTGCTGCCGATCTTGTGGCGCGGGACCATCATCCAAAGGAGGATGTAGGCGCCGATCATGCTCACGCCGATGGGCTGAAGCGTCCAGATGCCGAAGCGGTCCGACACGGCACCAGTGATGAACGGCACCGCGGCGGCACCTGCACCGCCCATGCTGCCCATCATGCCCATGACGCCTCCGCGGATGTCGTCGTCAAGGATCTCGGACAGCTTGATGAGCGCCACGGGGTACACTGGCCCCATGAAGAAGCCGACAAACGCAAAGCAGATCGAGTTGCCGACCACCGACTTGGTGTACCAGATGATAAACTCGAGGGCAATGGCAATAAGGGAgctggggcgtcagcacGACAATGTAGGTGGGGTCACTGATCACGCCGCGGCTCACTAGAAGTAGATGGAGAACTGGTAGCCGACCTTGTTGGTGAACGGGATgaggacgacacggccgacaGTCATGCCGCCCCAGAAGCCGGTGACAGCAAAGCCGGCATTGGCGTTTGCACCACGCTCGCGCACGAGGTACGTGGTAAGCCATCCAGAGATGGAGACCTCGACGCCAATCTGAAAATATCAGCACTAGCTCCACACCCCCACACTCACGTAAACAAAGGACCATGCCATGAGGGCATACACGGTCGGGGTTGTCAACATGCGCTTCATCTTCTCGCCCGAGGTaaccttggccttgggcgcggTCTCAGCGTCACCAGTGCCAGtagcagcaacaacagcatcGCCAGCCAgacccgcctcgccgacggtgccggTCTGCGCAAGGCGGATCGCCCTGTCGTGGTTTGACTCCTCAGGCacgtcctccttcttctcgacgacgggcagctcgaccacctcctccttcctgccctcgatggcggcaatgtcgagcttgccgacgagctgctcctcggtgcGCCTGTCGAACGCGAGGAGCATGAGCACCATGGCGATCAGTCCGATGCCCATGGCGACAAAGTAGTAGCGGTACACGTCCTTGACGTGGGCGGCGAACGGGGTGGAGATGAACGGTGAGaccatgccgccgaggccgaaaCACGCCTGCACAAACGACATCTtggtgtgtgcgtgcggcAACCGAGTGGTGAGGTTGTTGACCTGCGCGTCCTGCACTGCGAGACCGAAGCCGTTGAACACGAAAGCGGTGAGGAAGAGGCCGTACGGGCCGCCGGTACCCATGAGCAGGTACGCGATCGACTGGgagagggcgccgagggggcagATCTGCAAGAGTTAGTGGCCGGCCAAAcacgcccccccccccccccccccgccacTCACGAGTCCAAAGCCAATCCTGTCCGTGATCCAGATGTTACTCAGGCCGCCGATCATTGCGCCGACAAACATGGTCGTGTAGACGAGCGACATGACGAGGTAGTTGATCTGCGTGTGAGTCGGGGGCGTCAAAGCGGCGGGCTTACGTGGTAGTACTCTTGCAGGCGGGGGATGAGCGGGCCGGTGGACCCCTCGTTCCAGCCACACAACAGCATGGAGAGCATGAGTGCGCCACTGCACTGTTAGCCTTGGTCTGGCGCACGGGGTTCTCACTAGATGGCATGCTGGCGCATcttgctcggcgccggcatatcccgccgcagccgctcaAAGATGTAGCTGGTATGGTGGGTGTGGTCTACCGCCTGCTGCGTCGCCTGGCTCTCGGTGTCGGCCACAGCGAGGTTCTGCTCGTCCTTGACGCTGGTGGCATCGGCGTGTGGggcgtcgcccgccgcgggcAGCGGGGCCACTTGCGACGACATGGCTAGTACTGGGAATGTGGAGACGACAACATGGTCGGGATCCCGCTCTTTTGAGGATAAACTGCTGTTGCCTCGCAAACCGACCGACATGCACCTGTCGGCTGGTAAGTCGGCAGGATGGCACGGCATGCGGGGCATGAGCGGGGATTCGGTGCGGGTCGGTGTGGGTCCGAGGTTAGCTTTTTCGCCGGTTTCTAATGCGACCTTGCTCGACTCGTTCCGCAACTATTAGGATGCTCAGGCTTTTCTAATGCCCGTAAAAATATCGGGCTGGACCGACAAAGGCTTGGCATCGGCGCAACAAGGTGATTTAGCGAGGTTTCGCCTGGTGGAGCGCCACGCGTGGGTCGCTCGGTCTCGCTCGGGCAACCTCCACGGCTGTACCTCTGCGGGGCCGAGACACCGGTGCACAAGCGCGCCCGACTGTTTGCGACAACGCCGTTTGCTCCTTGCCGATATTGTAAGCAGACAACGGggctcgctcctcggcccGACCCCCTCCGTTGCGTCGCGGCCCCGTACACCTCCACGGGGTTGACGGGTGTGCTCACCCGGGAAGCCTGGCGCGTGACTCGCATGCACCGTAGAGCTGCCGACTGGCCGAAGTCgtgccgacggccgccgggTGGCTCGGTGCTGCTCCGTGCTGCCACTCTGCCAACGACTCCTCTCTCCGTTTCATGAGTCGTcgcagcgacgccggcatCGAAAGGCCGGGACGGATGCTTAAGCCGTGGCCGATCGTACTGAACGAGTCGGCGTCACGGATATGGGCCGGTGCGATAAACCGGCATGACGAGCGGCGTGGCGTTGTGGCTGCACCAAAGCGCGGCTTCACGcccgcgcgacgccgttTGGAGTGACTGCGGCAGTACTGCGGCCGGACACAGCGCTTCTGGAGAGAGGCTGCTCCGATATGAGGCCCCTCCAAGATAGGCCGATTTATTCCAGGACGACCCGGAAGGATGTGGTAGATGTTAATCTCATTCATGCTGAGCGAGTGGGCTAGGGTTGGTTCTATGTGGTGACTAGGGAATTAAGTGATACATTTAGTGGTAGGGGTTGGTTGGAAGCTACATGGACCAGCTTAAGCAACCTCCTTCATAGGCGCCTGCTgcctcttcttcttgccaccgccgcagcagcactcgAAGAGGACGATGAACtgggcgaggaagaggaggatggtggcggcgaggacaagcCAGATTGacacggcgaggttggccgACGCGCCACCCTGGGCGTGGCTGTTGATGTGGCGGCGGACGTAGAGGAAGACGGCAAAGTCGACAGCCATGCAGATGAGGGAGAGGATGAAGGCCACAAAGGTGATGAGCGACGAGCAGATGAGGCCGAAGCGGtcggagaagaaggcgatCAGGAAGCCAATGAAAGACACGCCACACGCGATGGGGTGGAGGATGAATGCGCGAGTGGCATTCGACATGCCGTCGGAGAAGTCAAAGCCGGCCACGACTGCATTGAGGTTGTATCCCACGCTGCGCGACGTGCACTGGTTGGCCAAGCCGGAACCAGTGCGGCATGCACCGAAGACGCCGAAGCGGACAACGGTGCCCGCAGTGTGGTAGTTGAGGAAACCAAGCTTGGCGACCGTGGGTGGCGAGACTGGGCGTGGCGTTAGTGGCGCCATTATGAACACCAGTGCATTTACTCACTCGAAGCCaccaggaggaggacggtCGCGGCGAAAAGGACAAACGAGCCGATGGTGAAGCCGAGCATT
Encoded proteins:
- the BSC6_1 gene encoding Bypass of stop codon protein 6, producing the protein MSVGLRGNSSLSSKERDPDHVVVSTFPVLAMSSQVAPLPAAGDAPHADATSVKDEQNLAVADTESQATQQAVDHTHHTSYIFERLRRDMPAPSKMRQHAIYGALMLSMLLCGWNEGSTGPLIPRLQEYYHINYLVMSLVYTTMFVGAMIGGLSNIWITDRIGFGLICPLGALSQSIAYLLMGTGGPYGLFLTAFVFNGFGLAVQDAQVNNLTTRLPHAHTKMSFVQACFGLGGMVSPFISTPFAAHVKDVYRYYFVAMGIGLIAMVLMLLAFDRRTEEQLVGKLDIAAIEGRKEEVVELPVVEKKEDVPEESNHDRAIRLAQTGTVGEAGLAGDAVVAATGTGDAETAPKAKVTSGEKMKRMLTTPTVYALMAWSFVYIGVEVSISGWLTTYLVRERGANANAGFAVTGFWGGMTVGRVVLIPFTNKVGYQFSIYFYSLIAIALEFIIWYTKSVVGNSICFAFVGFFMGPVYPVALIKLSEILDDDIRGGVMGMMGSMGGAGAAAVPFITGAVSDRFGIWTLQPIGVSMIGAYILLWMMVPRHKIGSKK